In one window of Macrotis lagotis isolate mMagLag1 chromosome 5, bilby.v1.9.chrom.fasta, whole genome shotgun sequence DNA:
- the ARG1 gene encoding arginase-1: MSSKPKKVGIIGAPFSKGQPRGGVEGGPEVLRNAGLVQKLKEQDCDVKDYGNLSFVDVPNDTPFQIVKNPRTVGKANEQLAEVVAEVKKNGRTSLVLGGDHSLAIGSISGHAKVHPDLCVIWVDAHSDINTPLTTPSGNLHGQPVSFLLKELKGKIPDVPGFSWVTPCVSAKDIVYIGLRDVDPGEHRILKDLGIKFFSMTEVDKLGIGKVMEETLSYLIGRRKRPIHLSYDVDGLDPSFTPATGTPVPGGLTYREGLYITEEIYKTGLLSGLDIMEVNPSLGKTPEEVNRTVNTAIALTLSCFGVAREGN; encoded by the exons ATGAGTTCCAAGCCAAAGAAAGTTGGAATCATCGGAGCTCCATTCTCAAAAGGACAG CCACGAGGAGGGGTAGAAGGAGGCCCTGAAGTATTGAGAAATGCTGGCTTAGTTCAAAAACTTAAAGAACAAG ACTGTGATGTGAAAGATTATGGGAACCTATCCTTTGTGGATGTGCCCAATGATACCCCTTTTCAAATTGTGAAAAACCCAAGGACTGTGGGTAAAGCTAATGAGCAGCTGGCTGAAGTGGTAGCAGAAGTGAAGAAGAATGGGAGAACCAGCTTGGTACTTGGCGGGGATCACAG TTTGGCAATTGGAAGTATCTCTGGCCATGCCAAAGTTCATCCTGATCTTTGCGTCATTTGGGTGGATGCGCATAGTGATATCAACACTCCTCTGACAACTCCAAGTGGCAACTTACATGGGCAGCCTGTGTCCTTCCTGTTGAAGGAACTAaagggaaag ATCCCTGATGTTCCAGGATTCTCTTGGGTGACACCCTGTGTATCAGCTAAGGACATTGTATATATTGGGTTGAGAGATGTGGATCCTGGTGAACA tcgCATCCTTAAAGATCTgggtattaaatttttttcaatgactgaAGTAGACAAGCTTGGAATTGGCAAGGTGATGGAAGAAACACTGAGTTACCTAATAGGAAG GAGGAAAAGACCAATTCATCTGAGTTATGATGTAGATGGGTTGGATCCATCTTTCACACCAGCTACTGGCACACCCGTACCTGGAGGCCTCACTTACAGAGAAGGTCTCTATATCACAGAGGAAATCTATAAAACAG GACTCCTCTCGGGATTAGACATAATGGAAGTCAATCCATCTCTTGGGAAGACACCAGAAGAAGTAAACCGAACAGTGAATACTGCTATTGCATTAACTTTGTCATGCTTTGGAGTTGCTCGAGAGGGCAATTAA